Proteins encoded by one window of Salmonirosea aquatica:
- the vapC gene encoding type II toxin-antitoxin system tRNA(fMet)-specific endonuclease VapC — MEYMLDTNICIYIIKKKPLQVFEKFRQLPLGSVGLSSITLAELVFGVHKSSQPEKNQSALFQFLLPLEIVDFGSNAAMAYGEIRFDLERKGTPIGSLDTLIAAHAKSLGITLVTNNEKEFNRVEGLKIENWV; from the coding sequence ATGGAATACATGCTCGATACCAACATCTGCATTTATATTATCAAGAAAAAGCCGCTTCAAGTTTTTGAAAAATTTCGACAGCTACCACTCGGGAGCGTCGGATTATCATCGATTACTTTAGCCGAATTGGTTTTTGGGGTACATAAAAGTTCTCAACCAGAAAAAAACCAGTCGGCACTTTTTCAGTTTTTGCTTCCCCTTGAAATAGTTGACTTTGGAAGCAATGCTGCGATGGCTTATGGTGAAATAAGATTCGATTTAGAGAGGAAAGGTACACCTATTGGATCATTAGATACCTTAATTGCTGCCCATGCGAAAAGCTTAGGAATAACGCTGGTAACCAATAATGAAAAAGAATTCAATCGGGTTGAAGGATTGAAAATCGAGAATTGGGTGTAA
- the deoC gene encoding deoxyribose-phosphate aldolase, whose product MNLVHELAKMIDHSLLHPTMTDAELRKGCDISRQYNVASVCIKPYAVAEAVEWLRDSEVRVGTVIGFPHGNSAVGIKVAETLQACRDGATEIDMVVNIGKVLQEDWDYVRDEIKAVTEATHAHGGLVKVIFENDYLTEDTHKIRLCEICSELGADFVKTSTGYGFVKGEDSRYGYLGATEHDLKLMRHHSAPSVQVKAAGGVRTLDDLLKVREWGVTRVGATATVAIIEEAKRRYTNDFTQGTLATDDTPGY is encoded by the coding sequence ATGAACCTCGTCCATGAACTTGCCAAAATGATCGACCATTCGTTGTTGCACCCCACGATGACCGACGCCGAACTCCGGAAGGGCTGTGACATTTCCCGACAGTACAACGTGGCTTCCGTATGCATCAAGCCCTATGCCGTGGCAGAGGCTGTGGAATGGCTGCGCGATTCGGAGGTACGGGTAGGTACCGTCATTGGTTTTCCACACGGGAATAGCGCTGTGGGTATTAAAGTAGCCGAGACCCTACAGGCTTGCCGCGACGGTGCCACTGAAATCGACATGGTAGTGAACATCGGGAAAGTATTGCAAGAGGACTGGGACTATGTACGCGACGAGATCAAAGCCGTGACCGAAGCTACCCATGCCCATGGTGGACTTGTGAAAGTGATTTTTGAGAATGATTATTTGACTGAGGATACCCATAAAATCCGCCTGTGTGAAATTTGCAGCGAGCTGGGTGCCGACTTCGTTAAAACTTCCACGGGTTATGGGTTTGTCAAAGGCGAGGACAGTCGCTATGGGTACCTGGGTGCCACCGAACATGACCTGAAGCTGATGCGTCACCACAGTGCGCCAAGTGTACAAGTGAAAGCAGCCGGAGGGGTACGTACCCTGGACGATTTACTGAAAGTCCGTGAGTGGGGAGTGACCCGCGTCGGGGCCACGGCTACGGTGGCGATAATCGAAGAGGCAAAACGCCGCTATACCAACGATTTTACGCAGGGTACCCTTGCAACGGACGACACACCGGGTTACTGA
- a CDS encoding RagB/SusD family nutrient uptake outer membrane protein, with product MKKVLVLAGFMALATAISCNEDSLNKVNPNGVTFDTYFNNEAELTAGVNSIYALIQSNSLVSREWFFTNDLRGDEMASGGGQLETPRNQLLIGVHDTGNSLVNAQWTGWYRTIHRANVVIEKGPSVKSIPDAIRNRLVGEAKFLRAWAYYELGSLFGGVPIYTEFVKSVDGAKGRATQKEVYDQAIADLKAAEPSLPATYPATELGRATKAAAQTLLARVYLQMGDYASAKTELQKVVASGLYKIVDNYLDLTNEEGEFNAESILEVVYAPSGGAYNWGGDSDGTALQEETVRTQEYSAIGWRNVIPSDKILNSYEMKYKGDAKDDPRYDMSYWKTGDKFNEGKNTMTEDIVQGNSSTVNGVKQKVSWRKYSVLYKSAEGFVQSGINMRIMRYADVLLMLAECENEAGNQAAAISLMNQVRARKSVDMPPFPTKNYPVSNKAEVLAAIMHERYVELAAEQVRNFDILRWRKNGKFTTDPLSYFQKGKHELLPIPQSEIDNNPNLDQKDQNPGY from the coding sequence ATGAAAAAAGTATTAGTATTAGCTGGCTTCATGGCGCTTGCCACTGCGATCAGTTGCAACGAAGACTCCCTGAACAAAGTCAATCCCAACGGAGTGACCTTCGATACCTACTTCAACAACGAAGCCGAACTCACGGCGGGAGTGAACTCCATCTATGCGCTGATCCAGTCCAATAGTCTGGTGTCGCGGGAGTGGTTTTTCACGAACGACCTCCGGGGCGATGAAATGGCTTCCGGCGGCGGACAGCTTGAAACGCCCCGCAACCAGTTGCTCATCGGTGTGCATGACACGGGCAATAGCCTGGTCAATGCCCAGTGGACGGGCTGGTACCGTACCATCCACCGCGCCAACGTGGTGATCGAAAAAGGTCCTTCCGTAAAGTCCATTCCCGACGCTATTCGCAATCGCCTGGTGGGTGAGGCCAAGTTCCTGCGGGCCTGGGCTTACTACGAACTGGGCAGCCTGTTTGGCGGGGTACCTATCTATACGGAATTTGTAAAGTCTGTGGATGGCGCGAAGGGGCGCGCGACCCAGAAAGAAGTGTACGATCAGGCCATTGCCGATTTGAAAGCCGCCGAACCAAGCCTACCCGCCACCTACCCGGCTACCGAATTGGGGCGGGCTACCAAAGCGGCCGCGCAGACCCTACTGGCCCGGGTGTACCTGCAAATGGGCGACTACGCCAGCGCTAAAACCGAATTACAGAAAGTAGTAGCGTCGGGCCTGTACAAAATCGTGGATAATTACCTGGACCTGACCAATGAAGAAGGCGAGTTCAACGCAGAATCCATCCTGGAAGTCGTGTACGCGCCCTCGGGTGGGGCCTACAACTGGGGCGGCGATAGCGATGGTACAGCCCTACAGGAAGAAACGGTACGGACGCAGGAGTATTCGGCCATTGGGTGGCGCAATGTGATTCCCTCTGACAAAATACTGAACTCCTACGAGATGAAGTACAAAGGCGATGCTAAGGACGATCCCCGCTATGATATGTCCTATTGGAAAACGGGAGACAAATTCAATGAAGGCAAAAACACCATGACCGAAGACATCGTACAAGGTAATTCGTCGACCGTAAACGGGGTGAAGCAAAAGGTAAGCTGGCGCAAATATTCCGTGCTGTACAAGTCGGCTGAAGGCTTCGTCCAGAGCGGTATCAACATGCGCATCATGCGCTACGCCGACGTGCTGCTCATGCTGGCCGAGTGCGAGAACGAAGCGGGCAATCAGGCGGCGGCCATTAGTTTGATGAACCAGGTACGGGCCCGCAAGTCAGTGGATATGCCTCCTTTTCCTACCAAAAACTATCCGGTGAGCAACAAAGCCGAGGTACTGGCGGCTATCATGCATGAGCGCTATGTGGAGCTGGCCGCTGAGCAGGTACGTAATTTCGATATTCTTCGCTGGCGGAAAAACGGTAAGTTCACGACTGATCCGCTTTCTTATTTCCAGAAAGGCAAACACGAACTGCTGCCCATTCCCCAGAGCGAGATCGACAACAACCCTAACCTGGATCAGAAGGACCAGAACCCTGGTTATTGA
- a CDS encoding GntR family transcriptional regulator, giving the protein METAHYQKLYALLKSQIQVGRFKEGDLLPSENDLSASHKIARMTVRRALMELANEGYIKKIKGKGSVVSATRKSLGLLSFKGFSEVVGTEYQATTMMLRLPEAVVWPERFFYKLARQEEAVGCVTFERVRFVDQDPVMLEYSYLPNVGIEGFCQQGLLDGSLFKTLSVRYHIDIVSFEQDIRAVGADERIAQHFNVKPLTPLVQIYRRYHTNVPNYQVYSLIYCNTEKYTISNYQ; this is encoded by the coding sequence ATGGAAACCGCCCACTACCAAAAATTGTACGCTCTGTTGAAAAGCCAGATTCAGGTAGGGCGTTTTAAAGAGGGGGACCTGTTGCCTTCGGAAAACGATCTGAGCGCAAGCCACAAGATTGCCCGCATGACTGTGCGCCGGGCCTTGATGGAACTTGCCAACGAAGGCTATATCAAGAAGATAAAAGGTAAAGGCAGCGTCGTCAGTGCCACCCGTAAGTCGCTGGGTTTGCTCTCGTTCAAAGGCTTTTCGGAAGTGGTGGGAACCGAGTACCAGGCCACAACCATGATGCTGCGGCTACCCGAAGCAGTGGTCTGGCCGGAGCGGTTTTTTTATAAACTGGCACGCCAGGAAGAGGCGGTGGGTTGTGTCACTTTCGAAAGGGTGCGCTTTGTGGACCAGGATCCCGTCATGCTCGAATACAGCTACCTGCCCAATGTGGGTATCGAAGGTTTCTGCCAACAGGGCCTTTTGGATGGTTCACTTTTTAAGACACTCAGTGTACGTTATCATATTGATATTGTCAGCTTCGAACAGGATATCCGTGCCGTTGGAGCGGATGAAAGGATTGCGCAACATTTCAATGTAAAACCCCTAACGCCGCTCGTGCAGATTTACCGCCGCTATCATACCAATGTTCCTAATTATCAGGTATACAGCCTTATCTATTGCAATACCGAGAAGTACACCATCAGTAATTATCAGTAA
- a CDS encoding VCBS repeat-containing protein: MLNVHVKFLVTVLTACLVGCRNEPATLFKKIDADDSGVHFINKITPNDSLNAFTLTNFYNGGGVGVGDFNHDSLPDLFFAANQVSSRLYINEGNRSGESFTFRDVTEAAGVTTNRWCTGVSVVDINQDGWDDIYISVAKTPVSDLSRNLLFINQKTKTPTFKEEAESYGLAFEGFTTQTAFFDYDLDGDLDAFLLNTAPDLQNPNNLRPAINNGTYPSTDRLFENVGKNAAGQITFHDVSQRLGIRYEGLGLGVVVSDFNDDGYPDVYCSNDFISSDILYLNNQDGTFSNVISTATAHTSLYGMGVDAADLTNDGKTDILQMDMLPEDNFRQKQMLAGQDYDRKEMSISPRYQYQMQYMRNNLQLNVGNDPATGVPEFSEMGLLAGIARTDWSWATLLVDLDNDGRKDVFITNGYRKNITDRDFITYAEEYSFFGSDEARMKKRDEMLNKVPEIKLRNYAYRNVADYAFKNVSAAWGLDESSYANGAAWADLDRDGDLDLIVNNIDSEASIFQNRSNENPDQHYLTFKPLGPATNPSGLGVKVTIWVKGQPQKVENYVVRGYASSVEPVLHFGLGQGTLVDSVLIQWPGGSAEKLYRLRSDQTVLINYQKARPYSQADTQERPIFTHVAPPGIDYQHQESDFVDFKQTATLHKMLSRSGFPIVVGDVNGDGLDDFFVGGSYRGSASRLYVQKPGGDFRGVPFPDSTDHETTGATFLDADGDGDQDLFVVYGGNERPLTSEGAYQPTLFLNDGKGKFTKVPPASIPKMAVSASSVVAFDYDQDGDQDLFVAGRQVPGRYPLPARSYLLRNDSKGTFTDVSAQAGRAVFEPGLVCDVLTANLNGDAYPDLVMVGEWMPIRMFVNDKGRGFLPYATAQLAQTEGWWNCLAAADLDGDGDTDFIVGNEGLNTFYSASPTRPISLVGKDFNGDGTFDPVMGYYLGEKLYPAPPRDALNQQIIQFRKKYQSYGLYAKATYQDLFSDDELKGAFRAEAFTLQSTLLVNEGNGKFIVKALPRLAQQAPVFGIVPFDFNHDGHMDVVLSGNFFPNEVHMGRQDASRGLLLLGDGRGNFKAASAAQSGLNLTGDARTSRLLHTPKGLLLLTAINSQGVKVNRLVSDEDVPVGVP, from the coding sequence ATGTTAAATGTGCACGTAAAATTTCTGGTCACAGTGCTTACAGCCTGTCTGGTTGGCTGTCGGAATGAGCCTGCTACCCTGTTTAAAAAAATAGATGCGGACGATTCGGGAGTACATTTTATTAACAAAATCACCCCTAATGATTCCCTGAACGCCTTTACCCTCACTAATTTTTATAATGGCGGCGGCGTAGGAGTGGGCGACTTCAACCACGACTCCCTACCCGACCTGTTCTTTGCGGCCAATCAGGTGAGTTCGCGGTTGTACATCAATGAAGGGAACCGCAGCGGTGAATCATTCACGTTCCGGGACGTGACCGAAGCAGCGGGCGTTACTACCAACCGCTGGTGCACGGGTGTATCGGTGGTGGATATCAATCAGGATGGCTGGGACGACATCTACATCAGCGTGGCCAAAACGCCGGTTTCCGACCTTTCGCGTAATCTGCTTTTCATCAATCAAAAAACTAAAACACCTACTTTTAAAGAAGAAGCCGAAAGTTACGGCCTGGCCTTTGAGGGCTTCACCACCCAAACCGCTTTCTTCGATTACGACCTTGACGGCGATCTGGATGCTTTTTTACTCAATACCGCCCCCGACCTGCAAAACCCCAACAACCTGCGGCCCGCTATTAACAATGGTACCTACCCTTCGACCGATCGGCTCTTTGAAAATGTAGGAAAAAACGCCGCCGGGCAAATCACTTTCCATGATGTGTCACAGCGGTTGGGTATCCGGTACGAAGGCCTGGGGCTGGGCGTGGTAGTCTCAGATTTTAACGACGACGGGTACCCCGATGTATACTGCTCCAACGATTTCATCAGCAGCGACATTCTGTACCTGAATAATCAGGATGGTACCTTTAGCAATGTCATCAGTACCGCCACTGCGCACACCAGCCTGTACGGTATGGGTGTGGACGCCGCCGACCTCACCAACGACGGCAAGACCGATATCTTGCAAATGGACATGCTTCCCGAGGACAATTTCCGGCAGAAACAGATGCTGGCCGGGCAGGACTACGATCGCAAGGAAATGAGCATTTCGCCCCGCTACCAGTACCAGATGCAGTACATGCGCAACAATTTACAGCTCAATGTGGGCAATGATCCCGCCACGGGCGTACCGGAGTTCAGCGAAATGGGGCTGCTCGCGGGTATAGCCCGCACCGATTGGAGCTGGGCCACGCTCTTGGTCGACCTCGACAACGACGGCCGCAAGGATGTGTTCATCACCAATGGCTATCGCAAAAACATCACCGACCGCGACTTCATCACCTACGCCGAAGAATATAGCTTCTTCGGCTCGGACGAAGCCCGGATGAAGAAACGGGATGAAATGCTGAACAAGGTACCCGAAATAAAGCTCAGGAATTACGCGTATCGCAATGTGGCCGACTATGCATTCAAAAACGTATCTGCAGCCTGGGGCCTCGATGAATCGTCCTACGCCAATGGTGCGGCCTGGGCGGATCTGGACCGGGACGGAGATCTGGACCTAATCGTGAACAACATCGATTCGGAGGCCTCGATTTTTCAGAACCGGAGCAACGAAAACCCGGATCAACATTACCTGACTTTCAAACCCCTGGGCCCTGCCACTAACCCCAGCGGCCTGGGCGTGAAGGTGACGATTTGGGTAAAAGGGCAACCGCAGAAAGTAGAAAACTATGTGGTCCGTGGCTATGCCTCGTCGGTCGAACCCGTGCTCCATTTTGGTTTAGGCCAAGGTACCCTGGTCGATTCGGTACTGATTCAATGGCCGGGTGGCTCCGCCGAGAAGCTGTATAGGCTGCGGTCCGATCAAACCGTTCTTATAAACTATCAGAAGGCCCGGCCTTACTCCCAAGCTGACACGCAGGAAAGACCCATTTTTACGCACGTTGCTCCGCCGGGCATCGACTACCAGCACCAGGAGTCCGACTTCGTGGATTTCAAACAAACCGCCACGCTGCACAAAATGCTTTCCCGCAGTGGCTTTCCCATCGTGGTGGGCGATGTGAATGGCGACGGCCTGGACGATTTTTTCGTCGGCGGTTCGTACCGGGGTAGTGCCTCCCGCCTTTACGTGCAGAAGCCGGGCGGAGATTTCCGGGGGGTACCCTTTCCTGATTCCACCGACCATGAAACGACTGGCGCCACATTTCTGGACGCCGATGGTGATGGCGATCAGGATTTGTTTGTGGTATATGGCGGTAACGAGCGCCCCCTGACCTCCGAAGGGGCCTACCAGCCCACGCTTTTTTTGAATGACGGAAAAGGAAAATTCACCAAGGTACCTCCCGCTAGTATTCCTAAAATGGCAGTCAGCGCGTCGTCGGTCGTGGCTTTCGACTACGACCAGGATGGAGATCAGGACCTGTTCGTGGCCGGCCGTCAGGTACCGGGCCGTTACCCGCTGCCTGCCCGCAGCTATCTGCTACGCAATGACTCGAAGGGTACCTTCACGGACGTATCTGCTCAGGCAGGTCGGGCGGTTTTTGAGCCCGGCCTGGTATGTGATGTACTGACCGCCAATCTGAATGGTGACGCTTACCCCGACTTGGTCATGGTGGGTGAGTGGATGCCCATCCGTATGTTTGTCAACGATAAGGGGCGAGGCTTCCTGCCCTACGCCACCGCCCAACTCGCACAGACCGAAGGCTGGTGGAATTGCCTGGCGGCGGCCGACCTGGACGGCGACGGCGATACGGATTTCATAGTGGGCAACGAAGGACTCAATACATTTTACAGTGCCTCACCCACCCGACCGATCAGTCTGGTTGGTAAAGATTTCAACGGCGACGGTACCTTCGATCCTGTTATGGGGTACTATCTGGGTGAAAAGCTGTACCCGGCCCCTCCCCGCGACGCCCTGAATCAGCAGATCATTCAATTCCGCAAGAAATACCAGAGCTACGGCCTCTACGCTAAGGCAACATACCAGGACCTCTTTTCGGATGACGAGTTAAAAGGTGCCTTCCGAGCGGAAGCTTTTACGCTGCAGAGTACCCTATTGGTCAATGAAGGAAACGGGAAATTCATTGTAAAAGCCTTGCCCCGACTCGCCCAACAAGCGCCCGTTTTCGGAATCGTACCTTTTGATTTTAACCACGACGGACATATGGATGTGGTGCTGAGTGGAAATTTCTTTCCCAACGAGGTACACATGGGACGGCAGGATGCCTCGCGTGGCCTGCTGCTCCTTGGGGATGGCCGGGGGAATTTTAAAGCAGCCTCAGCCGCCCAGAGCGGTCTGAATTTGACGGGCGACGCCCGTACCTCCCGCCTGCTTCATACGCCGAAGGGGCTACTGCTGCTCACGGCCATTAATTCGCAGGGCGTCAAGGTCAACCGCCTGGTCAGTGACGAGGATGTGCCGGTAGGGGTACCCTAG
- a CDS encoding 1,4-dihydroxy-2-naphthoyl-CoA synthase has protein sequence MQVPDWQTAKEYEDITYRKYNGVARIAFNRPDVRNAFRPGTVFELLDAFEDARNDGTIGVVLLSGEGPAKDGVYSFCSGGDQRFRDKAGYKGNDGLDRLNILEVQRQIRFMTKPVIAVVPGWAVGGGHSLHVVCDLTLASKEHAIFKQTDANVASYDAGYGSAYLARQIGQKRAREIFFLGRSYSAQEAFDMGMVNAVVPHDELEATAYQWAQEILEKSPMAIRMLKFAFNLVDDGMVGQQIFAGEATRLGYMTDEAREGRDAFLEKRKPDFDQFPKHS, from the coding sequence ATGCAAGTTCCTGACTGGCAAACCGCCAAAGAATACGAAGATATTACCTACCGGAAGTATAACGGGGTAGCTCGCATCGCCTTCAACCGCCCTGATGTGCGCAATGCGTTCCGGCCCGGCACTGTGTTTGAACTACTGGATGCCTTCGAAGACGCCCGCAATGATGGTACCATCGGTGTGGTGCTGCTTTCGGGCGAAGGCCCGGCCAAAGACGGCGTGTACTCGTTTTGTTCGGGCGGCGACCAGCGCTTCCGCGACAAAGCGGGCTACAAAGGCAACGATGGCCTCGACCGCCTGAATATTCTGGAAGTACAGCGGCAAATTCGCTTCATGACTAAGCCCGTCATTGCCGTGGTACCGGGCTGGGCCGTGGGCGGCGGGCACAGCCTGCACGTAGTATGCGACCTGACATTGGCCAGCAAGGAACACGCTATTTTCAAGCAAACCGATGCCAACGTGGCCAGTTACGACGCGGGCTACGGCTCAGCCTACCTGGCCCGGCAAATCGGACAGAAGCGGGCGCGCGAAATTTTCTTTCTGGGCCGTAGTTACTCGGCGCAGGAAGCCTTTGACATGGGCATGGTCAATGCGGTGGTACCGCACGACGAACTTGAGGCCACTGCCTATCAATGGGCGCAGGAGATTCTGGAGAAAAGTCCGATGGCAATCCGCATGCTGAAATTCGCCTTCAATCTGGTGGACGACGGCATGGTGGGGCAGCAGATATTTGCCGGCGAAGCTACCCGTCTCGGCTACATGACCGACGAAGCGCGCGAAGGCCGCGATGCATTCTTAGAAAAAAGAAAACCCGATTTCGACCAGTTTCCGAAGCATTCATGA
- a CDS encoding SusC/RagA family TonB-linked outer membrane protein yields the protein MMKTLTYFRHGLLGLLMLISLVTYSQDRTVSGTITDDSATPLPGVSVVAKGTKLGTTTNTQGEYSLNVPNNANVLVFSYIGYKTIEVAINNQSSISLKLEATEEALGELVVVGYGTQKKSSLTGAVSSVTPKDLKALPVVSVTQALQGRVPGVSVTNNSSPGTEPVVRVRGVGSISLNPNPLYVIDGVPAGGLNNIDPKDIESLEVLKDASAAAIYGSRAANGVILITTKKGTPGKLNINVDSYVGTQSAWRTLDLLNRDQYIQYGSALLTASGQPVPGRFAALNTPVYEGAPTTFAQTDTDWQGAMFRNAPITDNQLSVSGGTATSRFYTSVGYFDQKGILPYTNYNRYSFRINSDHKIKKFLTIGQTLMAATDSRTAEQDGGGRSLVMNIMRMVPYWPERDPTKLGGFSTTAQGLDATDPENPLRVAEQEQQFRVNNAFKLIGTIFAEIRFTDWLRYKFTAGTDFSTTRYNGFLPIYNDGNRSRANATVEENRNQNFSTVFTNALTFEKTFGKHYVNVLGVAEQQNSRYFGLSASGVRPDNNIQVIQGVSNPNGSSSRSENSLISYVGRLNYEFAGKYLLGASVRRDGSSKFAPGRKWGTFPAVSAGWRISEENFMKSVNLVSELKLRGSIGQTGYNSIGDYEWQPLVQANNTIYPFGNNKQLGSYFNKLGNSDLSWEVTTMTNVGLDVSLLNNKINLSSEYYVRQTDGLLLSVPLSTSIGYSESPLANVGSMKNHGFELTAGYAHSGRDFNWNLTGTFDVTRNKVLSLATPSATIYAGQNGDFGGFDITRTEAGHPIQSFYGWVVDGIFQSEEEVKSANALAGPGGYYQNETTTAGDIRFRDLNGDGKIDPNDRTYLGSYIPKFSYGLNWTGNYKNFDFTVYFQGVQGNKVYNGTKVIGQGMLRLFNATTDVLDAWTPQNTDTDVPRAVSGDPNQNSRTSDRFLEDGSYLRLKNLSIGYTIPTATLTKLTNNVVSRVRIYVSSSNLLTFTKYTGYDPEVSSKYGNLLTNGIDYGQYPQARTLMVGVNLGF from the coding sequence ATGATGAAAACACTTACTTATTTCCGGCATGGGCTGCTAGGGCTCCTCATGCTGATCAGCCTGGTCACGTACAGCCAGGATCGAACCGTTAGCGGTACTATCACCGACGACTCAGCTACCCCCCTTCCCGGGGTAAGTGTGGTGGCAAAAGGCACGAAGCTGGGTACGACCACCAACACCCAGGGCGAGTACTCGCTCAATGTACCCAATAACGCCAATGTCTTGGTTTTTAGCTATATTGGCTATAAGACCATTGAAGTCGCCATTAACAATCAGTCCAGTATCAGTCTGAAACTGGAAGCTACCGAAGAGGCATTGGGCGAATTGGTGGTGGTGGGCTACGGTACCCAGAAAAAATCTTCCCTGACGGGAGCGGTGTCATCCGTTACACCCAAAGATTTGAAAGCCCTGCCCGTAGTGAGCGTGACGCAGGCCTTGCAGGGAAGGGTACCCGGAGTATCCGTGACCAACAACAGCAGCCCGGGTACCGAACCCGTGGTGCGGGTCCGCGGGGTAGGTTCAATCAGCCTGAATCCCAACCCGTTATATGTGATCGACGGGGTACCTGCGGGCGGTCTCAATAACATTGACCCCAAGGACATTGAATCGCTGGAAGTCCTGAAAGATGCCAGTGCAGCGGCCATTTATGGCTCGCGGGCAGCCAACGGCGTTATCCTCATTACGACCAAGAAAGGTACCCCCGGCAAACTGAATATCAATGTGGACTCGTACGTAGGTACCCAGTCGGCCTGGCGCACGCTGGACCTCCTCAACCGTGACCAGTACATCCAGTATGGCAGCGCGCTGCTGACCGCTTCGGGGCAGCCGGTTCCCGGCCGTTTTGCCGCCCTCAACACACCCGTGTACGAAGGTGCCCCTACCACGTTCGCCCAGACGGATACCGATTGGCAGGGAGCTATGTTTCGGAACGCCCCCATCACTGACAACCAGTTGTCAGTATCGGGAGGTACGGCTACCTCCCGTTTTTACACCTCGGTAGGGTACTTCGACCAGAAGGGGATTTTGCCCTACACCAATTACAACCGGTATAGCTTCCGCATCAACTCCGACCATAAGATAAAGAAATTCCTGACCATCGGGCAGACGCTGATGGCCGCTACCGATAGCCGGACGGCCGAGCAGGATGGTGGCGGGCGCAGCCTGGTGATGAACATCATGCGCATGGTACCTTACTGGCCCGAGCGTGACCCGACCAAACTCGGGGGCTTCAGCACCACCGCCCAGGGCCTCGACGCCACCGACCCCGAGAATCCATTGCGTGTCGCTGAGCAAGAACAGCAGTTCCGGGTCAATAACGCCTTCAAGCTGATCGGTACCATCTTTGCCGAGATACGCTTCACCGACTGGCTGCGGTACAAATTCACCGCCGGAACGGACTTTTCTACCACGCGTTACAATGGTTTCCTACCCATCTACAACGACGGGAATCGTTCCCGGGCCAACGCAACAGTGGAGGAAAACCGCAACCAGAATTTCTCGACGGTATTCACCAATGCCCTTACCTTCGAAAAAACCTTCGGCAAGCACTATGTCAATGTGCTGGGTGTAGCTGAGCAGCAGAACTCAAGGTACTTCGGCCTCAGTGCCTCGGGCGTAAGACCCGACAACAACATTCAGGTCATTCAGGGCGTCTCCAACCCCAATGGTTCTTCATCTCGCTCCGAAAATTCCCTGATATCCTACGTAGGCCGCCTGAATTACGAATTTGCCGGTAAGTACCTGCTGGGCGCTTCCGTCCGGCGGGACGGCTCTTCCAAGTTTGCTCCCGGCCGCAAATGGGGTACCTTCCCGGCTGTATCGGCGGGCTGGCGGATCAGCGAGGAGAATTTCATGAAGTCGGTGAATCTGGTTTCAGAATTGAAACTGCGGGGAAGCATCGGCCAAACGGGCTACAACTCCATCGGCGACTACGAATGGCAACCCCTCGTGCAGGCTAACAACACGATCTATCCGTTTGGCAACAACAAGCAACTGGGCTCCTACTTCAATAAGCTGGGTAACAGTGATCTGAGCTGGGAGGTCACGACAATGACCAACGTGGGGCTGGACGTCTCTCTGTTAAACAACAAAATCAATCTTTCATCCGAATATTACGTACGCCAAACCGACGGGCTGCTCCTGAGTGTACCTCTATCCACTTCGATCGGCTACTCGGAAAGTCCTCTGGCTAACGTGGGTAGCATGAAAAACCATGGTTTTGAACTTACCGCCGGCTACGCGCACTCGGGCCGCGATTTCAACTGGAACCTGACGGGTACGTTCGACGTAACGCGCAATAAGGTATTGAGCCTGGCGACGCCTTCGGCCACCATCTATGCGGGCCAAAATGGTGATTTCGGTGGCTTTGACATCACGCGCACCGAAGCCGGACACCCCATTCAGTCGTTCTACGGCTGGGTGGTGGACGGAATCTTCCAGAGTGAGGAAGAGGTGAAATCCGCTAATGCCCTGGCCGGACCAGGAGGGTACTACCAAAATGAGACAACCACGGCGGGAGATATTCGTTTCCGCGACCTGAACGGCGATGGCAAGATCGATCCCAACGACCGTACCTATCTGGGCAGCTACATCCCCAAATTTTCCTACGGCTTGAACTGGACCGGAAACTATAAGAATTTCGATTTTACAGTGTACTTCCAGGGTGTGCAAGGCAATAAAGTGTATAACGGCACGAAGGTGATTGGGCAGGGTATGCTGCGTCTTTTCAATGCCACGACCGACGTGCTGGATGCCTGGACACCTCAGAACACCGACACGGATGTGCCGCGTGCGGTAAGTGGCGATCCGAACCAGAACTCCCGTACCTCCGACCGCTTCCTGGAAGACGGCTCCTACCTGCGCCTCAAGAATCTGAGCATTGGGTACACCATCCCAACGGCTACCCTCACCAAGTTGACCAATAATGTGGTGAGCCGGGTGCGCATTTACGTATCGAGCAGCAATTTGTTGACCTTCACAAAGTATACGGGATATGATCCCGAGGTATCGTCGAAGTACGGCAACCTGCTCACCAACGGCATCGACTACGGCCAGTATCCCCAGGCCCGCACCCTGATGGTGGGTGTGAACCTGGGCTTTTGA